Proteins from a genomic interval of Quercus lobata isolate SW786 chromosome 11, ValleyOak3.0 Primary Assembly, whole genome shotgun sequence:
- the LOC115966343 gene encoding glutathione S-transferase T3-like: protein MDSSIPRDTSFTNLLEDSYDEYMSGSSRISEDSVPQAQAFSQMSPPQVESTAKKLQRGSNFTIQEDVLLVSAFLNVNQDAVQSTNQKRTTYWSRIWEYYHQWKTFTSERTVSSLTNRWSTIQLCTNKFCGCLAQIESKNESGKTNEDKLNAAKELYQVLQHTKFQYEHCWNLLKHSPKWLAIGNSQQPKKRGRYEPSSRSNLESISLEDGDIPQVPIVSLERPLGVKAQKERLKKQKFGEGTTSHIEDILNVMMEERTKMSEMKMACIEKGRLVDQEHDMARIQLKDKKLEIARMKEENEMEKLRMEKLKEEKELMIMDISMLSPLQQEYIR, encoded by the exons ATGGATTCGAGTATTCCAAGGGACACATCTTTCACTAATCTTTTAGAAGATAGTTATGATGAATATATGTCAGGATCTTCACGTATAAGTGAAGATAGTGTTCCACAAGCTCAAGCATTTAGCCAAATGTCTCCACCCCAAGTTGAATCCACAGCTAAGAAACTACAACGTGGCAGCAACTTCACCATACAAGAAGACGTGCTTCTTGTGTCCGCATTTCTCAATGTCAACCAAGATGCAGTGCAAAGCACTAACCAAAAACGCACAACatattggtcaagaatttgggAGTATTACCACCAATGGAAGACCTTCACTTCTGAGCGTACAGTGAGTTCTCTAACGAACCGATGGTCAACGATTCAACTTTGCACCAATAAGTTTTGTGGGTGTTTGGCACAAATTGAATCAAAGAATGAAAGTGGTAAGACTAATGAAGACAAG cTTAATGCAGCAAAAGAGCTCTATCAAGTATTGCAGCATACCAAATTTCAATATGAACATTGTTGGAATTTATTAAAGCATTCACCAAAATGGTTGGCTATTGGTAACAgtcagcaaccaaaaaaaagagggagataTGAGCCATCTTCACGTTCTAATCTAGAGTCAATAAGTTTAGAGGATGGTGATATTCCACAGGTTCCAATTGTAAGCTTGGAGAGACCACTAGGGGTGAAGGCCCaaaaagaaagattgaagaaacaaaagttCGGAGAAGGCACGACTTCACATATAGAAGACATATTGAATGTCATGAtggaagaaagaacaaaaatgagTGAGATGAAAATGGCGTGTATTGAGAAAGGACGTCTTGTAGACCAGGAGCATGATATGGCACGAATTCAACTTAAGgataaaaaacttgaaatagCAAGAATGAAGGAGGAAAATGAAATGGAGAAATTGAGAATGGAAAAgctgaaggaagaaaaagagcTTATGATAATGGATATAAGTATGTTGTCTCCACTGCAGCAAGAATATATTCGTTAA